Proteins co-encoded in one Ruegeria sp. HKCCD4315 genomic window:
- a CDS encoding DUF427 domain-containing protein yields the protein MNVHAAPKMTGYGISVEPLSGRIAIYRDDVLLAESTNAKVMYETRLPPTVYVPRSDVCVDLSAETELQTFCPFKGTATYHDISLPGETLANSVWAYEDTLPESKAIQGCIGFTAGAYTRIDLGDNRLREVDDGNISGPLIDWLMRGASTATTPESFTEALAEKMLEHGIAIQRLSILAWSLHPLIVGKHYIWEKGEGEILTRAPTYEIYDHPAFINSPLRHVSNGLGGVRQRLNDDNPHNSFPIMEDLRAKGATDYVAMPLPFSDGRTNVLTLTCDHPDGFTTENLGLVFECSAVIARFYEVFMQRENAQVLLETYVGKRTGARVLGGEIRRGDGDEIDAAIMFCDLRNSTSLEEKLGRAAYINVLNAFFETVSGIVHDNGGEVLKFIGDAVLAVFPVSEEDATTARVNAQRSAIQIVETLGELRKDGSDAHCDCSIGVAYGRVTYGNVGSRERLDFTVIGQAANIAARLGEFGKTKGHRIVVSEDIEPACSNALPLGAVALHNVSQPVVSYALRTAADAILDG from the coding sequence ATGAACGTCCACGCCGCACCAAAGATGACCGGTTACGGAATCTCTGTCGAGCCTCTGAGCGGCAGGATTGCGATTTACCGCGATGACGTCCTTTTGGCTGAAAGCACAAATGCCAAGGTTATGTATGAAACGCGCTTGCCGCCCACGGTTTACGTGCCGCGTTCGGACGTATGTGTAGATTTGAGCGCAGAAACCGAACTGCAAACCTTCTGCCCGTTCAAGGGCACCGCCACCTATCACGACATCAGCCTGCCAGGTGAAACGCTGGCCAATTCCGTCTGGGCCTACGAAGACACTTTGCCGGAAAGCAAAGCAATACAAGGCTGCATCGGTTTTACAGCTGGCGCGTATACACGGATAGATTTAGGCGACAACCGCCTGCGTGAAGTTGATGATGGCAACATCAGCGGGCCTCTGATTGATTGGCTGATGCGCGGTGCGTCGACAGCGACGACACCAGAGAGCTTTACCGAAGCACTAGCTGAAAAAATGCTGGAGCACGGTATCGCGATCCAGCGTCTGAGTATTTTGGCATGGTCCCTACACCCCTTGATCGTGGGCAAGCATTATATCTGGGAAAAAGGCGAAGGAGAGATTCTGACCCGAGCACCCACCTACGAAATCTATGATCATCCGGCCTTTATCAACAGCCCACTGCGCCATGTTTCGAACGGTCTTGGCGGCGTGCGGCAACGGCTGAACGATGACAACCCGCATAACAGCTTCCCGATCATGGAGGATTTACGGGCCAAAGGCGCGACCGATTATGTCGCCATGCCGCTGCCATTTTCCGATGGGCGGACAAATGTTCTGACGCTGACCTGTGATCATCCGGATGGATTTACCACGGAAAACCTGGGCCTGGTGTTCGAGTGTTCTGCGGTGATCGCTCGGTTCTACGAAGTTTTCATGCAACGTGAAAACGCGCAGGTTTTGCTGGAAACATATGTCGGCAAACGCACAGGCGCCCGCGTTTTGGGCGGAGAGATCCGGCGCGGCGATGGGGATGAAATCGACGCGGCGATCATGTTCTGCGATCTCCGCAACTCGACTAGCCTTGAAGAGAAACTGGGCCGAGCCGCTTACATCAATGTGCTGAATGCGTTCTTTGAAACGGTGTCGGGCATCGTGCACGACAACGGAGGAGAAGTTCTGAAGTTCATCGGCGACGCTGTTTTGGCCGTCTTTCCAGTTTCGGAAGAGGACGCCACGACCGCTCGGGTGAATGCACAACGTTCGGCAATTCAAATCGTGGAAACGTTGGGTGAACTGCGAAAAGACGGCTCTGATGCACATTGCGACTGTTCAATCGGCGTGGCTTACGGGCGCGTGACTTATGGCAACGTGGGGTCGCGCGAGCGCCTGGATTTCACGGTTATCGGTCAAGCCGCAAATATAGCCGCGCGTTTGGGTGAATTTGGCAAAACAAAAGGGCATCGGATTGTTGTGTCCGAAGACATTGAACCAGCATGCTCCAACGCTTTGCCGCTGGGTGCGGTAGCGTTACACAATGTGTCTCAACCAGTCGTATCTTACGCCTTGCGCACTGCGGCGGATGCTATACTCGACGGCTAA
- a CDS encoding DUF1217 domain-containing protein: MENIGKVQSAEDLVSDRRLLQVALGAFGLEGDLDNRFFVHKILEDGTQADDALSNRLADKRYREFSDAFGFGPGAARKTALRTNMEEIAQANLSARFEIAVGASDETMRIALYAQRELADLANSTSSADTKWFDLMGLPPLRSMMETALGLPPSFAQLDIDAQLVEFKDRLFQLTGSEDLAQFSDQNAITELTDTYLARSQIAQLQNTISPAQTALILLGAV, from the coding sequence ATGGAAAACATTGGCAAAGTTCAATCAGCAGAAGACCTGGTATCGGATCGCAGGCTGTTGCAGGTCGCTTTGGGTGCGTTCGGACTGGAAGGCGATTTGGATAACAGGTTTTTTGTTCATAAGATCCTTGAAGATGGCACGCAGGCTGACGACGCTTTGTCAAATCGCCTTGCAGACAAGCGGTATCGCGAGTTTTCAGACGCTTTCGGGTTCGGCCCGGGGGCTGCCAGGAAAACGGCGCTTAGAACAAATATGGAAGAAATTGCGCAGGCCAATTTGTCTGCTCGGTTCGAAATCGCCGTAGGCGCTTCGGATGAGACGATGCGTATCGCGCTTTATGCTCAGCGGGAACTCGCAGACCTGGCAAACAGCACGTCCAGCGCGGATACTAAGTGGTTCGATCTGATGGGATTGCCGCCCTTGCGCAGCATGATGGAGACAGCGCTTGGGTTGCCTCCGTCCTTTGCTCAGCTGGACATTGACGCGCAATTGGTCGAATTCAAAGACAGGTTGTTTCAATTGACCGGATCGGAAGATCTGGCGCAGTTCTCGGATCAGAACGCTATCACGGAACTGACCGACACCTATCTGGCCCGCAGCCAGATTGCACAGCTTCAGAACACGATTTCACCGGCACAGACTGCGTTGATCCTGCTTGGGGCTGTGTGA